In one Rhipicephalus sanguineus isolate Rsan-2018 unplaced genomic scaffold, BIME_Rsan_1.4 Seq552, whole genome shotgun sequence genomic region, the following are encoded:
- the LOC119377716 gene encoding uncharacterized protein LOC119377716, which produces MASRPNAEAQPTAAGEQPADDSMLLSPSSSPVRRSSAVTSPSFDVDEIGLFIRSRLNCSGVDVDAVGAQQRNKNEEYLLPTQHKVEAASSTVHPDGKGDVNATPAEALPTPKVPRVASTTGHTDDSAPRNSAVSSTERRGSSSHGIEVEASKPTSGSKTSFFGGFTWSLSQGNKQKKSDNHSPRSASPQANREGRVNCSGKADAMEGVASDAARSTVSSDSAQRVQAVTRNWQTVAGVLRRLTPRWHRRLVRKEG; this is translated from the exons ATGGCGTCCCGGCCGAACGCAGAAGCCCAACCAACTGCAGCAGGAGAACAGCCGGCTGATGACAGCATGCTCCTGTCTCCATCCTCTTCACCCGTTCGCCGTTCTTCCGCCGTGACATCGCCATCTTTTGACGTCGACGAG ATTGGGCTTTTCATTAGGAGCCGGCTAAACTGCAGTGGCGTCGACGTCGATGCCGTAGGTGCTCAGCAGAGGAATAAAAATGAAGAATATTTGCTACCGACACAGCATAAAGTCGAAGCCGCTTCGAGTACAGTTCACCCAGACGGGAAAGGCGACGTTAACGCCACACCTGCGGAAGCCTTGCCAACTCCGAAGGTGCCACGGGTCGCGTCGACAACGGGACACACCGACGACTCCGCACCACGCAACAGCGCTGTTAGCAGCACGGAACGCAGGGGCTCGTCTTCACACGGAATCGAAGTGGAGGCGAGCAAGCCGACTTCCGGCAGCAAGACTTCGTTTTTCGGCGGTTTCACGTGGAGCCTATCGCAGGGAAACAAGCAGAAAAAATCCGACAACCATTCCCCTCGGTCAGCGTCACCACAGGCAAATCGAGAGGGCCGCGTCAATTGCTCCGGCAAAGCGGACGCCATGGAAGGTGTCGCTTCGGACGCAGCGCGCAGCACTGTTTCTTCCGATTCCGCTCAAAGAGTACAGGCCGTCACGAGGAACTGGCAGACAGTGGCAGGTGTTCTGAGACGGCTGACGCCGCGCTGGCATCGACGGCTGGTACGGAAGGAAGGGTGA